The proteins below are encoded in one region of Gopherus flavomarginatus isolate rGopFla2 chromosome 12, rGopFla2.mat.asm, whole genome shotgun sequence:
- the ARMC7 gene encoding armadillo repeat-containing protein 7 isoform X1, which translates to MADHSEPPLQASRPPPTSRPAALSIFPPFFQDCPYVISALLPGSPRLCPVLVLGAVSDAAGRAAREGRAGGLGSRSRSGSLRTWAPAARRAAPHRSRPPAAGVRSAGPGTAPETVTMSQKQRDLLELGRLEYLQALVTEFQVTESPGIRQPSPFQLLLSSPKCCLYIAEAKEQVLANLANFAYDPKNYEYLRQLQVLDLFLDMLTEDNEILVEFAIGGLCNLCLDKTNKDYILEADGVAPVINCLSSSNEETVMSAVTTLMYLTTPQSRQQTTALPVVECMLRFSLSANRRLSNLARVFLEDYCSPVQVEEARNLSKHTAVGIPLPKD; encoded by the exons ATGGCGGATCACAGCGAGCCACCGTTACAGGCCTCCCGCCCTCCGCCAACGTCACGTCCGGCCGCGCTCTCAATATTTCCGCCCTTCTTTCAGGATTGCCCTTACGTCATTTCCGCCCTGCTGCCTGGGTCACCTCGTCTGTGCCCCGTGTTGGTGCTGGGAGCGGTTAGTGACGCTGCGGGGCGCGCCGCgcgtgagggcagggcagggggcctgGGTAGCAGGTCCCGTTCCGGGTCCTTGCGCACGTGGGCCCCTGCTGCGCGGAGAGCTGCGCCCCACAGGTCCCGACCCCCCGCTGCTGGCGTCCGCAGCGCAGGGCCTGGGACAGCGCCGGAGACGGT caCCATGTCCCAAAAGCAGCGGGATCTGCTGGAACTGGGGCGGCTTGAATACTTACAAGCGCTGGTCACCGAGTTCCAGGTAACAGAGAGTCCAG GAATTAGACAGCCCAGCCCATTTCAGCTGCTGCTTTCTTCACCTAAATGCTGCTTATATATTGCAGAAGCCAAGGAGCAAGTACTGGCTAATCTAGCCAACTTCGCCTATGATCCCAAGAACTATGAATATCTCCGACAGCTTCAAGTCCTTGACCTGTTCCTGGATATGCTCACAGAGGACAATGAGATCCTTGTGGAGTTTGCAATTG GTGGTCTTTGTAATCTGTGTCTGGATAAAACAAACAAGGACTATATTTTGGAGGCAGATGGGGTGGCACCTGTAATAAACTGCTTATCCAGCTCAAATGAGGAGACAGTGATGTCAGCAGTGACTACTCTGATGTACTTGACCACACCCCAGTCTCGCCAACAGACCACAGCGCTCCCGGTGGTGGAGTGCATGCTACGTTTCTCCCTCTCAGCTAACAGGAGGCTAAGCAACCTAGCAAGGGTCTTCCTTGAGGATTACTGCTCTCCTGTGCAGGTGGAGGAAGCCAGGAACCTGAGCAAACATACAGCTGTAGGGATCCCACTCCCAAAGGACTGA
- the ARMC7 gene encoding armadillo repeat-containing protein 7 isoform X2: protein MADHSEPPLQASRPPPTSRPAALSIFPPFFQDCPYVISALLPGSPRLCPVLVLGAVSDAAGRAAREGRAGGLGSRSRSGSLRTWAPAARRAAPHRSRPPAAGVRSAGPGTAPETVTMSQKQRDLLELGRLEYLQALVTEFQVTESPEAKEQVLANLANFAYDPKNYEYLRQLQVLDLFLDMLTEDNEILVEFAIGGLCNLCLDKTNKDYILEADGVAPVINCLSSSNEETVMSAVTTLMYLTTPQSRQQTTALPVVECMLRFSLSANRRLSNLARVFLEDYCSPVQVEEARNLSKHTAVGIPLPKD from the exons ATGGCGGATCACAGCGAGCCACCGTTACAGGCCTCCCGCCCTCCGCCAACGTCACGTCCGGCCGCGCTCTCAATATTTCCGCCCTTCTTTCAGGATTGCCCTTACGTCATTTCCGCCCTGCTGCCTGGGTCACCTCGTCTGTGCCCCGTGTTGGTGCTGGGAGCGGTTAGTGACGCTGCGGGGCGCGCCGCgcgtgagggcagggcagggggcctgGGTAGCAGGTCCCGTTCCGGGTCCTTGCGCACGTGGGCCCCTGCTGCGCGGAGAGCTGCGCCCCACAGGTCCCGACCCCCCGCTGCTGGCGTCCGCAGCGCAGGGCCTGGGACAGCGCCGGAGACGGT caCCATGTCCCAAAAGCAGCGGGATCTGCTGGAACTGGGGCGGCTTGAATACTTACAAGCGCTGGTCACCGAGTTCCAGGTAACAGAGAGTCCAG AAGCCAAGGAGCAAGTACTGGCTAATCTAGCCAACTTCGCCTATGATCCCAAGAACTATGAATATCTCCGACAGCTTCAAGTCCTTGACCTGTTCCTGGATATGCTCACAGAGGACAATGAGATCCTTGTGGAGTTTGCAATTG GTGGTCTTTGTAATCTGTGTCTGGATAAAACAAACAAGGACTATATTTTGGAGGCAGATGGGGTGGCACCTGTAATAAACTGCTTATCCAGCTCAAATGAGGAGACAGTGATGTCAGCAGTGACTACTCTGATGTACTTGACCACACCCCAGTCTCGCCAACAGACCACAGCGCTCCCGGTGGTGGAGTGCATGCTACGTTTCTCCCTCTCAGCTAACAGGAGGCTAAGCAACCTAGCAAGGGTCTTCCTTGAGGATTACTGCTCTCCTGTGCAGGTGGAGGAAGCCAGGAACCTGAGCAAACATACAGCTGTAGGGATCCCACTCCCAAAGGACTGA
- the SLC16A5 gene encoding monocarboxylate transporter 6 isoform X2, with the protein MTAVLHAGGPLCSILVERFGCRFTVMLGGLLSGVGMVASSFSKSISQLYITAGFITGLGFCFGFQAGVTVLGYYFVRRRALANALASTGASIGLTLWPLISQYLLDEMGWRNSFLIFGGVLLNACVCGAVMRPVQLGPPRSPLQPSPGQEAINSAEDAQLSNGATPHQVVPPQQAKFAACKRTLQKYLAFDIFCKNKGYQIYTIGVAWMVMGFVLPLIYLVPYAIRNGVEERKAALLISIIGFINIFMRPMAGLLAGLNIFTGKRIYLFSLAVLLNGLSNLICVISADFSVLILYCLIYSMSMSGIGALIFQVLMDVVEMDRFSSALGLFTILESITILLGPPLAGLLVDITGHFSYVFYASSFFMVSAALFMGLSFCALDRKKKPKEALKPTSNSPSRYQYTEVPTNPELEKQAPPAIMYITSI; encoded by the exons GGCCCCTCTGCAGCATCTTGGTGGAGCGATTTGGCTGCAGGTTCACTGTGATGCTCGGTGGCCTACTCAGTGGAGTGGGCATGGTTGCCAGTTCCTTCTCCAAATCCATCAGCCAGCTCTACATAACAGCCGGCTTCATTACTG gcctagGATTCTGTTTTGGCTTCCAGGCGGGAGTGACTGTGCTGGGCTACTACTTTGTGCGCCGACGGGCTTTGGCCAATGCCCTAGCATCCACCGGTGCCTCCATCGGCCTCACGCTGTGGCCGTTGATCTCTCAGTACTTGCTGGATGAGATGGGCTGGAGAAACTCTTTCCTCATCTTTGGCGGGGTGCTGTTGAACGCTTGTGTCTGTGGGGCCGTGATGAGGCCAGTCCAGCTTGGGCCTCCCAGGTCACCGCTGCAGCCCAGCCCTGGACAGGAGGCAATCAACTCAGCTGAAGATGCACAGCTATCCAACGGAGCCACCCCTCATCAGGTGGTGCCCCCGCAGCAGGCCAAGTTTGCTGCTTGCAAGCGGACGCTGCAGAAGTACCTGGCTTTTGATATCTTCTGCAAAAACAAAGGTTACCAGATTTACACCATTGGTGTGGCCTGGATGGTGATGGGCTTCGTGCTGCCCCTCATCTACCTGGTGCCCTATGCCATCCGGAATGGGGTGGAGGAGCGCAAGGCTGCCCTCCTTATCTCCATCATTGGCTTCATTAACATCTTCATGCGCCCCATGGCTGGGCTGCTCGCAGGACTCAATATCTTCACCGGGAAGCGGATTTACCTGTTCAGCCTGGCCGTGCTGCTCAACGGTCTCAGCAATCTCATCTGCGTCATCTCAGCCGACTTCAGCGTGCTCATCCTCTATTGCCTCATCTACAGCATGTCCATGAGTGGCATTGGGGCGCTGATCTTCCAGGTGCTGATGGATGTGGTGGAGATGGACAGGTTCTCAAGTGCCTTAGGCCTCTTCACCATCCTGGAGAGCATCACCATCCTCCTCGGACCCCCACTCGCAG GTCTTCTGGTGGATATAACTGGCCACTTCAGTTATGTCTTCTATGCCTCCAGCTTCTTCATGGTGTCAGCTGCGCTCTTCATGGGTCTCAGCTTCTGTGCTTTGGACAGAAAGAAGAAACCGAAAGAGGCTCTGAAGCCAACCTCCAATAGCCCCTCCAGATACCAATACACTGAAGTGCCAACTAACCCAGAGCTTGAAAAACAAGCCCCGCCTGCCATCATGTACATCACAAGCATCTGA
- the SLC16A5 gene encoding monocarboxylate transporter 6 isoform X3 has translation MLGGLLSGVGMVASSFSKSISQLYITAGFITGLGFCFGFQAGVTVLGYYFVRRRALANALASTGASIGLTLWPLISQYLLDEMGWRNSFLIFGGVLLNACVCGAVMRPVQLGPPRSPLQPSPGQEAINSAEDAQLSNGATPHQVVPPQQAKFAACKRTLQKYLAFDIFCKNKGYQIYTIGVAWMVMGFVLPLIYLVPYAIRNGVEERKAALLISIIGFINIFMRPMAGLLAGLNIFTGKRIYLFSLAVLLNGLSNLICVISADFSVLILYCLIYSMSMSGIGALIFQVLMDVVEMDRFSSALGLFTILESITILLGPPLAGLLVDITGHFSYVFYASSFFMVSAALFMGLSFCALDRKKKPKEALKPTSNSPSRYQYTEVPTNPELEKQAPPAIMYITSI, from the exons ATGCTCGGTGGCCTACTCAGTGGAGTGGGCATGGTTGCCAGTTCCTTCTCCAAATCCATCAGCCAGCTCTACATAACAGCCGGCTTCATTACTG gcctagGATTCTGTTTTGGCTTCCAGGCGGGAGTGACTGTGCTGGGCTACTACTTTGTGCGCCGACGGGCTTTGGCCAATGCCCTAGCATCCACCGGTGCCTCCATCGGCCTCACGCTGTGGCCGTTGATCTCTCAGTACTTGCTGGATGAGATGGGCTGGAGAAACTCTTTCCTCATCTTTGGCGGGGTGCTGTTGAACGCTTGTGTCTGTGGGGCCGTGATGAGGCCAGTCCAGCTTGGGCCTCCCAGGTCACCGCTGCAGCCCAGCCCTGGACAGGAGGCAATCAACTCAGCTGAAGATGCACAGCTATCCAACGGAGCCACCCCTCATCAGGTGGTGCCCCCGCAGCAGGCCAAGTTTGCTGCTTGCAAGCGGACGCTGCAGAAGTACCTGGCTTTTGATATCTTCTGCAAAAACAAAGGTTACCAGATTTACACCATTGGTGTGGCCTGGATGGTGATGGGCTTCGTGCTGCCCCTCATCTACCTGGTGCCCTATGCCATCCGGAATGGGGTGGAGGAGCGCAAGGCTGCCCTCCTTATCTCCATCATTGGCTTCATTAACATCTTCATGCGCCCCATGGCTGGGCTGCTCGCAGGACTCAATATCTTCACCGGGAAGCGGATTTACCTGTTCAGCCTGGCCGTGCTGCTCAACGGTCTCAGCAATCTCATCTGCGTCATCTCAGCCGACTTCAGCGTGCTCATCCTCTATTGCCTCATCTACAGCATGTCCATGAGTGGCATTGGGGCGCTGATCTTCCAGGTGCTGATGGATGTGGTGGAGATGGACAGGTTCTCAAGTGCCTTAGGCCTCTTCACCATCCTGGAGAGCATCACCATCCTCCTCGGACCCCCACTCGCAG GTCTTCTGGTGGATATAACTGGCCACTTCAGTTATGTCTTCTATGCCTCCAGCTTCTTCATGGTGTCAGCTGCGCTCTTCATGGGTCTCAGCTTCTGTGCTTTGGACAGAAAGAAGAAACCGAAAGAGGCTCTGAAGCCAACCTCCAATAGCCCCTCCAGATACCAATACACTGAAGTGCCAACTAACCCAGAGCTTGAAAAACAAGCCCCGCCTGCCATCATGTACATCACAAGCATCTGA